In Lathamus discolor isolate bLatDis1 chromosome 1, bLatDis1.hap1, whole genome shotgun sequence, the following are encoded in one genomic region:
- the GOLT1B gene encoding vesicle transport protein GOT1B isoform X1, which produces MISLSDTQKIGMGLTGFGVFFLFFGMILFFDKALLAIGNVLFVAGLSFVIGLERTFRFFFQKHKMKATGFFLGGVLIVLIGWPLIGMILEIYGFFLLFRGFFPVVVGFIRRVPVLGYLLNLPGISSLVDKVGESNNMV; this is translated from the exons AGATTGGAATGGGACTAACAGGCTTTGgagtgtttttccttttctttggaaTGATACTCTTCTTTGACAAAGCTCTTTTGGCTATTGGAAAT gttTTGTTTGTGGCTGGCTTATCTTTTGTTATTGGTTTAGAAAGAACATTTAGATTCTTCTTTcaaaaacacaaaatgaaagcaacGGGTTTTTTCCTTGGTGGTGTGCTCATAGTTCTCATTGGTTGGCCTTTAATAGGAATGATCCTTGAAATTTATGGGTTCTTCCTGTTATTCAG GGGGTTCTTTCCTGTGGTGGTTGGCTTTATTAGAAGAGTTCCAGTTCTTGGCTATCTCTTGAATTTACCTGGTATAAGCTCG cTTGTAGATAAAGTTGGAGAAAGCAACAACATGGTATAA
- the GOLT1B gene encoding vesicle transport protein GOT1B isoform X2, with the protein MNEIGMGLTGFGVFFLFFGMILFFDKALLAIGNVLFVAGLSFVIGLERTFRFFFQKHKMKATGFFLGGVLIVLIGWPLIGMILEIYGFFLLFRGFFPVVVGFIRRVPVLGYLLNLPGISSLVDKVGESNNMV; encoded by the exons ATGAACG AGATTGGAATGGGACTAACAGGCTTTGgagtgtttttccttttctttggaaTGATACTCTTCTTTGACAAAGCTCTTTTGGCTATTGGAAAT gttTTGTTTGTGGCTGGCTTATCTTTTGTTATTGGTTTAGAAAGAACATTTAGATTCTTCTTTcaaaaacacaaaatgaaagcaacGGGTTTTTTCCTTGGTGGTGTGCTCATAGTTCTCATTGGTTGGCCTTTAATAGGAATGATCCTTGAAATTTATGGGTTCTTCCTGTTATTCAG GGGGTTCTTTCCTGTGGTGGTTGGCTTTATTAGAAGAGTTCCAGTTCTTGGCTATCTCTTGAATTTACCTGGTATAAGCTCG cTTGTAGATAAAGTTGGAGAAAGCAACAACATGGTATAA